The proteins below are encoded in one region of Tachypleus tridentatus isolate NWPU-2018 chromosome 4, ASM421037v1, whole genome shotgun sequence:
- the Pdk gene encoding pyruvate dehydrogenase kinase: MRCTLALFKQITRMLDFYSGFNPSSLSIKQFIDFGQKACEKTSFIFLRKELPVRLANIMKEIQLLPEHLLQMPSVVLVKSWYERSFSEILEFEKVDSEDGLVLESFCQTLLKIRNRHTNVVPTMAQGVIELKETYEVHPQVEHSIQYFLDRFYMSRISIRMLINQHTSLFGANLTGHPRHIGCIDPNCDIVALVHDAFENAKFLCDQYYLGSPDVIIEEHNALDLGAPISVVYVPSHLYHMLFELLKNSMRAVVEYHGTACDTYPPIVVLLIKGKEDLTIKVSDRGGGIPRTHTDLLFQYMFSTAPQPSLSGSNSAPLAGYGYGLPLSRLYARYFQGDLVLSSYDGYGTDAIIYLKALCDEANELLPVFNKTSSKHYRTSLGHHDWSTGMHHHHFNNSINNGERTLGVRHVST, encoded by the exons GTCAGAAAGCATGTGAGAAGACATCATTTATTTTCTTGAGAAAAGAGCTTCCAGTTAGATTAGCCAATATTATGAAAGAGATTCAACTTCTCCCTGAACATTTGCTGCAGATGCCATCTGTGGTTTTAGTGAAAAGCTG GTATGAAAGAAGTTTTAGTGAAATATTGGAATTTGAAAAAGTTGATTCTGAAGATGGCTTGGTTTTAGAAAG CTTTTGTCAAACTCTGTTGAAGATCAGAAATCGTCATACAAATGTAGTTCCCACTATGGCTCAAGGTGTTATTGAACTGAAAGAGACTTACGAAGTTCACCCTCAGGTAGAACATAGTATCCAGTATTTTCTCGACCGTTTTTACATGAGTAGAATATCAATACggatgctgatcaaccaacaca CTTCTCTCTTCGGGGCCAATCTAACAGGGCACCCTCGTCATATAGGCTGTATTGATCCTAACTGTGATATTGTGGCTCTTGTGCATG ATGCTTTTGAGAATGCAAAGTTTCTCTGCGATCAATATTATTTGGGCTCACCAGATGTTATCATAGAAGAacataatg CACTTGACCTTGGAGCTCCTATTTCAGTGGTGTATGTTCCTTCTCATCTATACCACATGCTGTTTGAACTGCTTAAG AATTCCATGCGTGCTGTAGTGGAATATCATGGAACTGCATGTGATACCTACCCACCAATTGTCGTCCTTCTTATAAAAGGGAAAGAGGATTTAACTATTAAG GTGTCTGATAGAGGAGGTGGAATTCCACGTACCCACACAGACTTGTTGTTTCAGTACATGTTTTCCACAGCCCCACAGCCATCCTTGTCAGGCTCTAACTCTGCACCACTA GCAGGCTATGGATATGGTCTTCCTTTATCTCGTCTGTATGCCCGGTATTTTCAAGGGGACCTTGTTCTTTCTTCGTACGATGGATATGGTACTGATGCTATTATTTATCTCAAG GCTCTCTGTGATGAGGCTAATGAGCTTCTGCCTGTGTTCAACAAAACCTCCAGTAAACACTATCGTACTTCACTGGGTCACCATGACTGGAGCACAGGAATGCACCATCACCACTTTAACAACAGCATTAACAATGGCGAGAGGACTCTTGGTGTTCGCCATGTCAGCACTTaa